Below is a genomic region from Terriglobia bacterium.
CGGCCGTTACGAGGTTCGTACGGCGACGATGGTGGATCTGATCAGCATGGAGTACAACATGGACTCCGACAAGGTTCTTGGCGGACCGAACTGGCTGGATTGGGACCGCTTCGATCTGCTCGCGATAGCGCCGCAGGGAGCAGCCGAGACAATTGTTTCGCGGCGGCCGTGCGCGATCGCGCTCAAGATTTGCCGCGAGGCGCGCCCGGTGCACGCCTGGCATATGGTTACCTTATACCAGTGCGGGGATATAATTTGTGATCAAGATGCTCGGTACAAACCGCCTGGTGCTGATGTGGATCGCCGCCGCAGCTTTCGGCTTGTTCTCGCCGCAAAAAATCGCATTTGGCCAGCCGCCGGCTTTCGACGCCGCATCCGTGAAGATTCACAAAGGCGGAGGCGGCACCACGCGCGAAATCGGGCCGGGCAGCCTCAGATACTTGAACATCACCTTGGGCGAACTCATCACCATGGCGTATGGCGGAAAAACTTACCAGATCGCCGGGCCGGATTGGGCTGTGAACAACGCCAGTTCGGACCGTTATGACATTATCGCCAAAGCGGATGGGAATGTGCCTCCAGATCAGATCCGCCGAATGATCGGGCCGCTGCTGGCTGAGCGCTTCAACCTGGAGTTTCATCGTGAGACCAGGGAAATGCCGGTATATGCGCTCACTGTTCTGCGAGGAGGCCCGAAATTCAAAG
It encodes:
- a CDS encoding TIGR03435 family protein; amino-acid sequence: MLGTNRLVLMWIAAAAFGLFSPQKIAFGQPPAFDAASVKIHKGGGGTTREIGPGSLRYLNITLGELITMAYGGKTYQIAGPDWAVNNASSDRYDIIAKADGNVPPDQIRRMIGPLLAERFNLEFHRETREMPVYALTVLRGGPKFKEGDGGESNVGPDGKGGISFKNYPMDALVTLLSNMPAVGRSVVDRTGLGGKYTFTANLFETPSGIADVKAAVGADGDPVSSPVFSNVQLQLGLKLEAMKSPIDMIVIDHVEKTPTEN